From a region of the Bradyrhizobium diazoefficiens genome:
- a CDS encoding CAP domain-containing protein yields MEEPGAMNCRVLEFRHQNCPNRHRPARVVMYILMHFALFAPISPACVAASTGDLEKLRAHALELVNRARREQGLQPLELGPKVNEAALSHARDMLRRNYYSHTSPEGETVQDRYVDAGGSKWRLIAENIARCAGCTSDPDTEAVERLHRGWMNSPEHRHNILHRGLTRFGFGIVSSSEQGEYAVETFAGPGIPRGAEKAEPVAVTSPGEQTKLALSQINRARAGQDRSPLESNPDLIAVAKSIMGSSDSKKLEIDQNVNPYRLLPSDQRRKWQSISYLVAACGGCGTEPTRADVRYFTQQWLDSSQDRPKLLASTLTHIGLALGANGDGKKVALLILGRRR; encoded by the coding sequence ATGGAAGAACCCGGCGCGATGAATTGCCGCGTGCTCGAATTCAGACATCAGAATTGCCCGAATCGGCATCGGCCGGCTCGGGTGGTGATGTATATCCTCATGCACTTTGCGCTCTTCGCGCCGATCTCGCCTGCATGCGTTGCGGCCAGCACGGGCGATTTGGAAAAGCTCAGAGCCCATGCGCTCGAACTGGTGAACCGGGCGCGGCGCGAGCAAGGACTGCAGCCGCTCGAGCTCGGACCAAAGGTCAACGAGGCTGCGCTTTCCCATGCAAGGGACATGCTCCGGCGAAACTACTATTCCCACACATCTCCGGAAGGCGAGACGGTGCAGGACCGTTATGTCGACGCCGGTGGCAGCAAGTGGCGCTTGATTGCCGAGAATATCGCGCGTTGCGCAGGCTGCACTTCGGATCCGGACACCGAGGCGGTTGAGCGGCTACATCGCGGCTGGATGAACAGCCCCGAGCATCGGCATAACATTCTGCACCGCGGGCTGACGCGATTTGGCTTCGGTATCGTTTCCAGCTCCGAGCAGGGCGAATATGCCGTTGAAACGTTTGCTGGCCCGGGCATCCCGCGCGGCGCTGAAAAGGCAGAGCCGGTCGCGGTCACCTCTCCCGGTGAGCAAACCAAGCTTGCGCTGTCGCAGATCAATCGCGCACGGGCTGGCCAGGACCGCTCGCCGCTCGAGAGCAACCCAGACTTGATCGCCGTCGCCAAGTCGATCATGGGCTCCTCCGATTCCAAGAAGCTGGAGATTGACCAAAACGTCAATCCATACCGGTTGCTGCCAAGTGATCAACGTCGGAAGTGGCAATCAATCTCGTACCTGGTGGCTGCCTGCGGCGGCTGTGGGACCGAGCCGACGCGCGCCGATGTGCGCTATTTTACGCAGCAATGGCTCGACAGTTCGCAGGACCGGCCAAAGCTCCTGGCGTCGACTTTAACCCATATCGGACTAGCGCTTGGCGCTAACGGCGACGGCAAGAAAGTAGCCCTCTTGATCCTGGGCCGCCGTCGATAA